Genomic segment of Dermochelys coriacea isolate rDerCor1 chromosome 16, rDerCor1.pri.v4, whole genome shotgun sequence:
AGGAGATTGTCTTTGATCTCAAAGCAGTAGGAGAGCATTGTACCCTTGTTTATACCTGTGAAGGCCCGATTAAGCCAATGAATCCACTACAGCACTTGAGAGCTGGTATGAAATGTTTAGTCTCCAGTGTCATTCCAGAGTGAATGACAGGCAGAGTAATGAATGGACGGGTGTCACTAGCTGAAAAAGCCTTATCTGAGAGCTATGCCAGGCTTCGTTACAGGGACACCTCGTTGCTcatctggcagcagcagcagcagaagttggAGTCTGTCCCACCTGGTACATACTTGAGTAGAAGCCGGAGTATGTGGTACTCGCAGTATGGTAATGAGGCCATTCTGGTACGGGACAAAAACCAACTGGATGTCTCCAGAGACACTGGGCAATCAAAGTTTTGCATTATTATGTAATTTTAAAGGCTTAGTGTCAGAGATCTGTACATGGTAAACAAATGCATGAAAGAACCTGTGCTAGGCCTCAGGCAAGTTCTAAACAACATTTTCATTCAAAAGCCACCATTAATATTAATTGCATGTCTGGTCACATTGTTTCCCATCACTGCTGACTATCAGATAATTGGGATCAACCTACCAAAGTTCAGTGTGGTACGAAGAGATGAAGACTGGGGACACCTTACTAAAGGAGAAAGCCAA
This window contains:
- the BRD3OS gene encoding putative uncharacterized protein BRD3OS, with the translated sequence MTGRVMNGRVSLAEKALSESYARLRYRDTSLLIWQQQQQKLESVPPGTYLSRSRSMWYSQYGNEAILVRDKNQLDVSRDTGQSKFCIIM